One genomic segment of Tursiops truncatus isolate mTurTru1 chromosome 4, mTurTru1.mat.Y, whole genome shotgun sequence includes these proteins:
- the EIF4G1 gene encoding eukaryotic translation initiation factor 4 gamma 1 isoform X6 — MNKAPQPTGPPPAPSPGLPQGRSTYVVPTQQYPVQPGAPSFYPGASPTEFGTYAGAYYPAQGVQQFPTGVAPPPVLMNQPPQIAPKRERKTIRIRDPNQGGKDITEEIMSGARTASTPTPPQTGGGLEPQANGETPQVAVVVRPDDRSQGAIIGERPGLPGPEHSPSESQPSSPSPTPSPPPVLEPGSEPNLTVLPIPGDTMTTGMIQTSVEESTPMPPETGEPYCLSPEPTPLAEPILEVEVTLSKPVPESEFSSSPLQVPTPLASHKVEILPEPNGTVLSENLEPELESSPELAPLPPPACPFESPMPIAPTAQPEELLNGAPSPPAVDLSPVSEPEEQAKEATASVAPPTILSATPAVAPPAASPAQEEDMEEEEEEEEEGEAEGEKGGEEPLPLESTPVPAHLSQNLEVASATQVAVSVPKRRRKIKELNKKEAVGDLLDAFKEVNPGVPEVENQPPVGNNPSPEPEGSSVPPRPEEADETWDSKEDKIQNAENIQPGEQKYEYKSDQWKPLNLEEKKRYDREFLLGFQFIFASMQKPEGLPHISDVVLDKANKTPLRPLDPARLPGINCGPDFTPSFANLGRPALSSRGPPRGGPGGELPRGPQAGLGPRRSQQGPRKEPRKIIATVSMTEDIKLNKAEKAWKPSSKRTVTDKDRGEEDTDGSKTQDLFRRVRSILNKLTPQMFQQLMKQVTQLAIDTEERLKGVIDLIFEKAISEPNFSVAYANMCRCLMALKVPTTEKPTVTVNFRKLLLNRCQKEFEKDKDDDEVFEKKQKEMDEAATAEERGRLKEELEEARDIARRRSLGNIKFIGELFKLKMLTEAIMHDCVVKLLKNHDEESLECLCRLLTTIGKDLDFEKAKPRMDQYFNQMEKIIKEKKTSSRIRFMLQDVLDLRRSNWVPRRGDQGPKTIDQIHKEAEMEEHREHIKVQQLMAKGGDKRRGGPPGPPISRGLPLVDDGGWNTVPISKGSRPIDTSRLTKITKPGSIDSNNQLFAPGGRLSWGKGSSGGSGAKPSDAASEAARPATSTLNRFSALQQAVPTESTDNRRVVQRSSLSRERGEKAGDRGDRLERSERGGDRGDRLDRARTPATKRSFSKEVEERSRERPSQPEGLRKAASLTEDRDRGRDAVKREAALPPVSPPKAALSEEELEKKSRAIIEEYLHLNDMKEAVQCVQELASPSLLFIFVRHGIESTLERSAIAREHMGRLLHQLLCAGHLSTAQYYQGLYEILELAEDMEIDIPHVWLYLAELVTPILHEGGVPMGELFREITKPLRPLGKAASLLLEILGLLCKSMGPKKVGTLWREAGLSWKEFLPEGQDVGAFVTAQKVEYTLGEESEAPGQRLLSSEELSKQLEKLLKEGSTNQRVFDWIEANVNEQQVASNTLVRALMTTVCYSAIISETPLRVDVAVLKARAKLLQKYLCDEQKELQALYALQALVVTLEQPPNLLRMFFDALYDEDVVKEDAFYSWESSKDPAEQQGKGVALKSVTAFFKWLREAEEEESDHN; from the exons ATGAACAAAGCTCCACAGCCCACAggccccccacctgccccatccCCTGGACTCCCACAG ggGCGTTCCACATATGTTGTCCCGACACAGCAGTATCCTGTGCAGCCGGGAGCCCCAAGCTTCTATCCGGGTGCAAGCCCTACAGAGTTTGGGACCTACG CTGGCGCCTACTACCCAGCCCAGGGTGTGCAGCAATTTCCCACTGGTGTGGCTCCCCCGCCGGTTTTGATGAACCAGCCACCCCAGATTGCTCCCAAGAGGGAGCGGAAGACG atccGAATTCGAGACCCAAACCAAGGAGGGAAGGATATCACGGAGGAGATCATGTCTGGGGCCCGCACTGCCTccacacccacccctccccag ACGGGAGGTGGTCTGGAGCCTCAGGCTAATGGGGAGACACCCCAGGTTGCTGTTGTTGTCCGGCCAG ATGACCGGTCGCAGGGAGCAATCATTGGGGAGCGGCCAGggctgcctggcccagagcacaGCCCTTCAGAATCCCAGCCTTCATCACCTTCTCCGACCCCATCACCACCCCCAGTCTTGGAACCGGGGTCTGAGCCTAATCTCACAGTCCTCCCTATTCCTGGGGACACTATGACAACGGGGATGATACAAACATCTGTAGAAGAATCAACCCCCATGCCCCCTGAAACTGGGGAGCCATATTGCCTCTCTCCAGAACCCACTCCCCTCGCTGAACCCATACTGGAAGTAGAAGTGACACTTAGCAAACCAGTTCCAGAATCTGAGTTCTCTTCCAGTCCTCTCCAGGTTCCCACCCCCCTGGCATCTCACAAGGTGGAAATTCTTCCTGAGCCTAATGGCACAGTCCTATCTGAGAATTTGGAACCAGAGTTGGAGTCGAGCCCGGAgcttgcccctctccctcccccggcTTGTCCCTTTGAATCCCCCATGCCCATTGCTCCAACTGCCCAACCTGAGGAGCTGCTCAACGGAGCCCCCTCGCCACCAGCTGTGGACTTAAGCCCCGTCAGTGAACCAGAGGAGCAGGCCAAGGAGGCTACAGCATCGGTGGCTCCCCCCACCATCCTTTCTGCCACTCCAGCTGTGGCTCCTCCAGCTGCTTCCCCTGCTCAGGAGGAGGacatggaggaagaggaagaagaggaagaggaaggagaagctgagggtgagaagggaggagaggaaccGCTCCCCCTAGAGAGCACCCCTGTCCCAGCCCACCTGTCCCAGAATTTGGAGGTGGCATCAGCCACCCAAG TGGCAGTATCTGTGCCAAAGAGGAGACGGAAAATTAAGGAGCTCAATAAGAAGGAGGCTGTAGGAGACCTTCTAGATGCCTTCAAGGAG GTGAACCCAGGAGTACCAGAGGTAGAAAATCAGCCTCCTGTAGGCAACAATCCCAGCCCAGAGCCTGAGGGCAGCAGTGTGCCCCCGCGACCTGAGGAAGCAGACGAGACCTGGGACTCAAAGGAAGACAAGATTCAAAATGCTGAGAACATCCAGCCGGGGGAACAGAAGTATGAATATAAGTCAG ATCAGTGGAAGCCTCTAAACCTTGAGGAGAAAAAGCGTTATGACCGTGAGTTCCTGCTTGGCTTTCAGTTCATCTTTGCCAGTATGCAGAAGCCAGAGGGATTGCCCCATATCAGTGATGTGGTGTTGGATAAG GCCAATAAAACACCATTGCGGCCACTGGATCCCGCCAGACTTCCAGGCATAAATTGTGGCCCAGACTTCACTCCGTCCTTTGCCAACCTTGGCCGACCAGCCCTTAGCAGCCGTGGGCCCCCGAGGGGTGGGCCAGGTGGGGAGCTGCCCCGAGGGCCG CAGGCTGGTCTGGGACCCCGGCGATCTCAGCAGGGCCCCCGAAAGGAACCACGCAAGATCATTGCCACGGTGTCAATGACTGAAGATATAAAGCTGAACAAAGCAGAGAAGGCCTGGAAACCCAGTAGCAAGCGGACAGTGACTGATAAGGACCGAGGGGAGGAGGACACTGATGGCAGCAAAACCCAG gaCCTGTTCCGCAGGGTGCGCTCCATCCTGAATAAGCTGACACCCCAGATGTTCCAGCAGCTTATGAAGCAGGTGACGCAGCTAGCCATCGACACCGAGGAACGCCTCAAAGGGGTCATTGACCTCATCTTCGAGAAGGCCATTTCAGAACCCAACTTCTCCGTGGCCTATGCCAACATGTGCCGCTGCCTCATGGCG CTGAAAGTGCCCACTACAGAAAAGCCAACAGTGACTGTGAACTTCAGAAAACTGTTGTTAAATCGATGTcagaaagagtttgaaaaagacaaagatgatgATGAGGTTTTTGAGAAGAAGCAAAAAGAGATGGATGAAGCTGCCACG GCAGAGGAACGGGGACGCCTGAAGGAAGAGCTGGAAGAGGCTCGAGACATAGCCCGGCGGCGCTCTTTAGGGAATATCAAGTTTATCGGGGAGTTGTTCAAGCTGAAGATGTTAACAGAGGCGATCATGCACGACTGTGTGGTTAAACTACTTAAGAACCATGATGAAGAGTCCCTCGAATGCCTTTGCCGTCTGCTCACCACCATTGGCAAAGACCTGGACTTTGAAAAGGCCAAG CCCCGGATGGATCAGTATTTCAACCAGATGGAAAAAATCATTAAGGAAAAGAAGACTTCATCCCGAATCCGCTTTATGCTGCAAGACGTGCTGGATCTGCGACGG AGCAATTGGGTGCCGCGTCGAGGGGACCAGGGTCCCAAGACGATTGACCAAATCCACAAGGAAGCTGAGATGGAGGAGCATCGGGAGCACATAAAAGTGCAGCAGTTAATGGCCAAGGGCGGCGACAAGCGTCGGGGTGGTCCTCCAGGCCCACCCATCA GCCGTGGCCTTCCACTTGTGGATGATGGTGGCTGGAACACAGTGCCCATCAGCAAGGGCAGCCGCCCTATTGACACCTCACGACTCACTAAGATCACgaag cCTGGCTCCATTGATTCTAACAACCAGCTGTTTGCACCTGGAGGGCGATTGAGCTGGGGCAAGGGTAGCAGTGGAGGCTCAGGAGCCAAGCCCTCCGATGCAG CATCAGAAGCTGCTCGTCCAGCTACTAGTACTTTGAATCGCTTCTCAGCCCTTCAACAAGCAGTACCTACAGAAAGCACAGATAACAGACGTGTGGTACAGAG GAGTAGCTTGAGCCGGGAACGAGGTGAGAAAGCTGGGGACCGGGGAGACCGCCTAGAGCGGAGTGAACGGGGAGGTGACCGTGGTGACCGGCTTGATCGCGCACGGACACCTGCCACCAAGCGGAGCTTCAGCAAGGAAGTGGAGGAGCGGAGTAGAGAGCGGCCCTCTCAGCCTGAGGGACTGCGCAAGGCAGCTAGCCTCACGGAGGATCGGGACCGCGGGCGGGATGCTG TGAAGCGAGAAGCCGCCCTGCCCCCTGTGAGTCCTCCGAAGGCTGCACTCTCTGAAGAGGAGCTGGAGAAGAAATCCAGGGCCATCATTGAGGAATACCTCCATCTCAATGACATGAAG GAGGCGGTTCAGTGTGTGCAGGAGCTGGCCTCGCCCTCGCTGCTCTTCATCTTTGTGCGGCACGGCATCGAGTCCACACTGGAGCGCAGCGCCATTGCCCGTGAGCACATGGGGCGACTGCTGCACCAGCTGCTCTGTGCCGGGCACCTCTCCACTGCTCAGTACTACCAAGG GCTCTATGAAATCCTGGAATTGGCTGAAGACATGGAAATTGACATCCCTCATGTGTGGCTCTACCTAGCAGAACTGGTAACGCCCATTCTGCATGAAGGTGGGGTGCCCATGGGGGAGCTGTTCAG GGAGATTACAAAACCTCTGAGACCCCTGGGCAAAGCTGCTTCCCTGTTGCTGGAGATCCTGGGGCTCCTATGCAAAAGCATG GGTCCCAAGAAGGTGGGGACGCTGTGGCGAGAGGCTGGACTCAGCTGGAAGGAATTTTTACCTGAAGGCCAGGATGTCGGTGCCTTTGTCACTGCGCAG AAGGTGGAGTATACCTTGGGAGAGGAGTCAGAAGCCCCTGGCCAGAGGTTGCTGTCCTCTGAGGAGCTGAGCAAGCAGCTGGAGAAGCTGCTAAAGGAGGGCAGCACTAACCAGCGGGTGTTTGACTGGATAGAG GCCAACGTGAATGAGCAGCAGGTAGCATCCAACACATTAGTTCGAGCTCTCATGACAACGGTCTGCTATTCTGCAATTATCT CTGAGACTCCTCTCCGAGTGGATGTTGCGGTGCTGAAAGCGCGAGCGAAACTGCTACAGAAGTACCTATGTGACGAGCAGAAGGAGCTGCAGGCGCTCTACGCCCTCCAGGCCCTTGTAGTGACCTTAGAACAGCCCCCCA ACCTGCTTCGGATGTTCTTTGATGCGCTGTACGATGAGGACGTGGTGAAGGAGGACGCCTTCTATAGTTGGGAGAGTAGCAAGGACCCCGCTGAACAGCAGGGCAAGGGTGTGGCCCTTAAATCTGTCACAGCTTTCTTCAAGTGGCTTCGTGAGGCCGAGGAGGAGGAGTCTGACCACAACTGA
- the EIF4G1 gene encoding eukaryotic translation initiation factor 4 gamma 1 isoform X4, which translates to MNKAPQPTGPPPAPSPGLPQPAFPPGQTAPVVFSTPQATQMNTPSQPRQHFYPSRAQPPSSAASRVQSAAPARPGPAAHVYPAGSQVMMIPSQISYPASQGAYYIPGQGRSTYVVPTQQYPVQPGAPSFYPGASPTEFGTYAGAYYPAQGVQQFPTGVAPPPVLMNQPPQIAPKRERKTIRIRDPNQGGKDITEEIMSGARTASTPTPPQTGGGLEPQANGETPQVAVVVRPDDRSQGAIIGERPGLPGPEHSPSESQPSSPSPTPSPPPVLEPGSEPNLTVLPIPGDTMTTGMIQTSVEESTPMPPETGEPYCLSPEPTPLAEPILEVEVTLSKPVPESEFSSSPLQVPTPLASHKVEILPEPNGTVLSENLEPELESSPELAPLPPPACPFESPMPIAPTAQPEELLNGAPSPPAVDLSPVSEPEEQAKEATASVAPPTILSATPAVAPPAASPAQEEDMEEEEEEEEEGEAEVAVSVPKRRRKIKELNKKEAVGDLLDAFKEVNPGVPEVENQPPVGNNPSPEPEGSSVPPRPEEADETWDSKEDKIQNAENIQPGEQKYEYKSDQWKPLNLEEKKRYDREFLLGFQFIFASMQKPEGLPHISDVVLDKANKTPLRPLDPARLPGINCGPDFTPSFANLGRPALSSRGPPRGGPGGELPRGPQAGLGPRRSQQGPRKEPRKIIATVSMTEDIKLNKAEKAWKPSSKRTVTDKDRGEEDTDGSKTQDLFRRVRSILNKLTPQMFQQLMKQVTQLAIDTEERLKGVIDLIFEKAISEPNFSVAYANMCRCLMALKVPTTEKPTVTVNFRKLLLNRCQKEFEKDKDDDEVFEKKQKEMDEAATAEERGRLKEELEEARDIARRRSLGNIKFIGELFKLKMLTEAIMHDCVVKLLKNHDEESLECLCRLLTTIGKDLDFEKAKPRMDQYFNQMEKIIKEKKTSSRIRFMLQDVLDLRRSNWVPRRGDQGPKTIDQIHKEAEMEEHREHIKVQQLMAKGGDKRRGGPPGPPISRGLPLVDDGGWNTVPISKGSRPIDTSRLTKITKPGSIDSNNQLFAPGGRLSWGKGSSGGSGAKPSDAASEAARPATSTLNRFSALQQAVPTESTDNRRVVQRSSLSRERGEKAGDRGDRLERSERGGDRGDRLDRARTPATKRSFSKEVEERSRERPSQPEGLRKAASLTEDRDRGRDAVKREAALPPVSPPKAALSEEELEKKSRAIIEEYLHLNDMKEAVQCVQELASPSLLFIFVRHGIESTLERSAIAREHMGRLLHQLLCAGHLSTAQYYQGLYEILELAEDMEIDIPHVWLYLAELVTPILHEGGVPMGELFREITKPLRPLGKAASLLLEILGLLCKSMGPKKVGTLWREAGLSWKEFLPEGQDVGAFVTAQKVEYTLGEESEAPGQRLLSSEELSKQLEKLLKEGSTNQRVFDWIEANVNEQQVASNTLVRALMTTVCYSAIISETPLRVDVAVLKARAKLLQKYLCDEQKELQALYALQALVVTLEQPPNLLRMFFDALYDEDVVKEDAFYSWESSKDPAEQQGKGVALKSVTAFFKWLREAEEEESDHN; encoded by the exons ATGAACAAAGCTCCACAGCCCACAggccccccacctgccccatccCCTGGACTCCCACAG CCAGCGTTTCCCCCGGGGCAGACAGCACCGGTGGTGTTCAGTACGCCTCAAGCGACACAAATGAACACGCCTTCTCAGCCCCGCCAG CACTTCTACCCTAGCCGGGCCCAGCCCCCGAGCAGTGCAGCCTCCCGAGTGCAGAGtgcagcccccgcccgccctggcccAGCTGCCCATGTCTACCCTGCTGGATCCCAAGTAATGATGATCCCTTCCCAGATCTCCTACCCAGCCTCCCAGGGGGCCTACTACATCCCTGGACAG ggGCGTTCCACATATGTTGTCCCGACACAGCAGTATCCTGTGCAGCCGGGAGCCCCAAGCTTCTATCCGGGTGCAAGCCCTACAGAGTTTGGGACCTACG CTGGCGCCTACTACCCAGCCCAGGGTGTGCAGCAATTTCCCACTGGTGTGGCTCCCCCGCCGGTTTTGATGAACCAGCCACCCCAGATTGCTCCCAAGAGGGAGCGGAAGACG atccGAATTCGAGACCCAAACCAAGGAGGGAAGGATATCACGGAGGAGATCATGTCTGGGGCCCGCACTGCCTccacacccacccctccccag ACGGGAGGTGGTCTGGAGCCTCAGGCTAATGGGGAGACACCCCAGGTTGCTGTTGTTGTCCGGCCAG ATGACCGGTCGCAGGGAGCAATCATTGGGGAGCGGCCAGggctgcctggcccagagcacaGCCCTTCAGAATCCCAGCCTTCATCACCTTCTCCGACCCCATCACCACCCCCAGTCTTGGAACCGGGGTCTGAGCCTAATCTCACAGTCCTCCCTATTCCTGGGGACACTATGACAACGGGGATGATACAAACATCTGTAGAAGAATCAACCCCCATGCCCCCTGAAACTGGGGAGCCATATTGCCTCTCTCCAGAACCCACTCCCCTCGCTGAACCCATACTGGAAGTAGAAGTGACACTTAGCAAACCAGTTCCAGAATCTGAGTTCTCTTCCAGTCCTCTCCAGGTTCCCACCCCCCTGGCATCTCACAAGGTGGAAATTCTTCCTGAGCCTAATGGCACAGTCCTATCTGAGAATTTGGAACCAGAGTTGGAGTCGAGCCCGGAgcttgcccctctccctcccccggcTTGTCCCTTTGAATCCCCCATGCCCATTGCTCCAACTGCCCAACCTGAGGAGCTGCTCAACGGAGCCCCCTCGCCACCAGCTGTGGACTTAAGCCCCGTCAGTGAACCAGAGGAGCAGGCCAAGGAGGCTACAGCATCGGTGGCTCCCCCCACCATCCTTTCTGCCACTCCAGCTGTGGCTCCTCCAGCTGCTTCCCCTGCTCAGGAGGAGGacatggaggaagaggaagaagaggaagaggaaggagaagctgagg TGGCAGTATCTGTGCCAAAGAGGAGACGGAAAATTAAGGAGCTCAATAAGAAGGAGGCTGTAGGAGACCTTCTAGATGCCTTCAAGGAG GTGAACCCAGGAGTACCAGAGGTAGAAAATCAGCCTCCTGTAGGCAACAATCCCAGCCCAGAGCCTGAGGGCAGCAGTGTGCCCCCGCGACCTGAGGAAGCAGACGAGACCTGGGACTCAAAGGAAGACAAGATTCAAAATGCTGAGAACATCCAGCCGGGGGAACAGAAGTATGAATATAAGTCAG ATCAGTGGAAGCCTCTAAACCTTGAGGAGAAAAAGCGTTATGACCGTGAGTTCCTGCTTGGCTTTCAGTTCATCTTTGCCAGTATGCAGAAGCCAGAGGGATTGCCCCATATCAGTGATGTGGTGTTGGATAAG GCCAATAAAACACCATTGCGGCCACTGGATCCCGCCAGACTTCCAGGCATAAATTGTGGCCCAGACTTCACTCCGTCCTTTGCCAACCTTGGCCGACCAGCCCTTAGCAGCCGTGGGCCCCCGAGGGGTGGGCCAGGTGGGGAGCTGCCCCGAGGGCCG CAGGCTGGTCTGGGACCCCGGCGATCTCAGCAGGGCCCCCGAAAGGAACCACGCAAGATCATTGCCACGGTGTCAATGACTGAAGATATAAAGCTGAACAAAGCAGAGAAGGCCTGGAAACCCAGTAGCAAGCGGACAGTGACTGATAAGGACCGAGGGGAGGAGGACACTGATGGCAGCAAAACCCAG gaCCTGTTCCGCAGGGTGCGCTCCATCCTGAATAAGCTGACACCCCAGATGTTCCAGCAGCTTATGAAGCAGGTGACGCAGCTAGCCATCGACACCGAGGAACGCCTCAAAGGGGTCATTGACCTCATCTTCGAGAAGGCCATTTCAGAACCCAACTTCTCCGTGGCCTATGCCAACATGTGCCGCTGCCTCATGGCG CTGAAAGTGCCCACTACAGAAAAGCCAACAGTGACTGTGAACTTCAGAAAACTGTTGTTAAATCGATGTcagaaagagtttgaaaaagacaaagatgatgATGAGGTTTTTGAGAAGAAGCAAAAAGAGATGGATGAAGCTGCCACG GCAGAGGAACGGGGACGCCTGAAGGAAGAGCTGGAAGAGGCTCGAGACATAGCCCGGCGGCGCTCTTTAGGGAATATCAAGTTTATCGGGGAGTTGTTCAAGCTGAAGATGTTAACAGAGGCGATCATGCACGACTGTGTGGTTAAACTACTTAAGAACCATGATGAAGAGTCCCTCGAATGCCTTTGCCGTCTGCTCACCACCATTGGCAAAGACCTGGACTTTGAAAAGGCCAAG CCCCGGATGGATCAGTATTTCAACCAGATGGAAAAAATCATTAAGGAAAAGAAGACTTCATCCCGAATCCGCTTTATGCTGCAAGACGTGCTGGATCTGCGACGG AGCAATTGGGTGCCGCGTCGAGGGGACCAGGGTCCCAAGACGATTGACCAAATCCACAAGGAAGCTGAGATGGAGGAGCATCGGGAGCACATAAAAGTGCAGCAGTTAATGGCCAAGGGCGGCGACAAGCGTCGGGGTGGTCCTCCAGGCCCACCCATCA GCCGTGGCCTTCCACTTGTGGATGATGGTGGCTGGAACACAGTGCCCATCAGCAAGGGCAGCCGCCCTATTGACACCTCACGACTCACTAAGATCACgaag cCTGGCTCCATTGATTCTAACAACCAGCTGTTTGCACCTGGAGGGCGATTGAGCTGGGGCAAGGGTAGCAGTGGAGGCTCAGGAGCCAAGCCCTCCGATGCAG CATCAGAAGCTGCTCGTCCAGCTACTAGTACTTTGAATCGCTTCTCAGCCCTTCAACAAGCAGTACCTACAGAAAGCACAGATAACAGACGTGTGGTACAGAG GAGTAGCTTGAGCCGGGAACGAGGTGAGAAAGCTGGGGACCGGGGAGACCGCCTAGAGCGGAGTGAACGGGGAGGTGACCGTGGTGACCGGCTTGATCGCGCACGGACACCTGCCACCAAGCGGAGCTTCAGCAAGGAAGTGGAGGAGCGGAGTAGAGAGCGGCCCTCTCAGCCTGAGGGACTGCGCAAGGCAGCTAGCCTCACGGAGGATCGGGACCGCGGGCGGGATGCTG TGAAGCGAGAAGCCGCCCTGCCCCCTGTGAGTCCTCCGAAGGCTGCACTCTCTGAAGAGGAGCTGGAGAAGAAATCCAGGGCCATCATTGAGGAATACCTCCATCTCAATGACATGAAG GAGGCGGTTCAGTGTGTGCAGGAGCTGGCCTCGCCCTCGCTGCTCTTCATCTTTGTGCGGCACGGCATCGAGTCCACACTGGAGCGCAGCGCCATTGCCCGTGAGCACATGGGGCGACTGCTGCACCAGCTGCTCTGTGCCGGGCACCTCTCCACTGCTCAGTACTACCAAGG GCTCTATGAAATCCTGGAATTGGCTGAAGACATGGAAATTGACATCCCTCATGTGTGGCTCTACCTAGCAGAACTGGTAACGCCCATTCTGCATGAAGGTGGGGTGCCCATGGGGGAGCTGTTCAG GGAGATTACAAAACCTCTGAGACCCCTGGGCAAAGCTGCTTCCCTGTTGCTGGAGATCCTGGGGCTCCTATGCAAAAGCATG GGTCCCAAGAAGGTGGGGACGCTGTGGCGAGAGGCTGGACTCAGCTGGAAGGAATTTTTACCTGAAGGCCAGGATGTCGGTGCCTTTGTCACTGCGCAG AAGGTGGAGTATACCTTGGGAGAGGAGTCAGAAGCCCCTGGCCAGAGGTTGCTGTCCTCTGAGGAGCTGAGCAAGCAGCTGGAGAAGCTGCTAAAGGAGGGCAGCACTAACCAGCGGGTGTTTGACTGGATAGAG GCCAACGTGAATGAGCAGCAGGTAGCATCCAACACATTAGTTCGAGCTCTCATGACAACGGTCTGCTATTCTGCAATTATCT CTGAGACTCCTCTCCGAGTGGATGTTGCGGTGCTGAAAGCGCGAGCGAAACTGCTACAGAAGTACCTATGTGACGAGCAGAAGGAGCTGCAGGCGCTCTACGCCCTCCAGGCCCTTGTAGTGACCTTAGAACAGCCCCCCA ACCTGCTTCGGATGTTCTTTGATGCGCTGTACGATGAGGACGTGGTGAAGGAGGACGCCTTCTATAGTTGGGAGAGTAGCAAGGACCCCGCTGAACAGCAGGGCAAGGGTGTGGCCCTTAAATCTGTCACAGCTTTCTTCAAGTGGCTTCGTGAGGCCGAGGAGGAGGAGTCTGACCACAACTGA